One genomic segment of Borrelia coriaceae includes these proteins:
- a CDS encoding IPT/TIG domain-containing protein produces MAVFFKRQYFVLSLIFFVLLILFIFSGFLFYLKPVIYEISPMPASHENVIVIKGRNLGDNIGEINVNDHYLMKSSIISWNNEKIVFKITDEIHSGLVFVKGEKGISNELFLVIGKQVPIKLREDSGPFLFDVQNLVLMTNVPVVLKGRNLASGLDVVDIFIKTKQDLYKVIARDVLSLSEEEIKFIPPRTLNVDGEIFLMVDGVESNKIPFNFNTGFFMWNLKGSRNFKISHEVYFVKSYSKDPGSVKDNINFNIFYLTPIENERQKIRFSDNNGTLMDLDNLFFKSLKSNTCHLMFEVETYKLDLDIFDKKVLERIKVNIDSDIHEFKTYVLNKRERYLSYNSLDLSSINLNIDNKDSAYELAKSIIDALVFHFTVIDNDLNLDESIKKREISADNLILLTNLLFLRNNIPLRNAVGLYFDAKSSSLKEHTWCEFFLEHIGFIYFDIVNAVLSRDSSNYFLNMSENYIHYGYKEDYDVLPFDEYCDLVLFRYKSLTNSNYALNFKIILEDHINGR; encoded by the coding sequence ATTTTATTTATTTTTTCTGGATTTTTATTTTATTTAAAACCTGTAATTTATGAAATATCTCCAATGCCTGCTTCACATGAAAATGTAATTGTTATTAAGGGGCGTAATTTGGGTGATAATATTGGAGAGATTAATGTTAACGATCATTATTTAATGAAAAGTAGTATTATTAGTTGGAACAATGAGAAGATAGTTTTTAAGATTACAGATGAAATCCATTCGGGTCTTGTTTTTGTAAAGGGAGAGAAAGGAATTAGTAATGAACTCTTTCTTGTAATTGGTAAACAAGTTCCAATTAAACTTAGGGAAGATAGTGGGCCTTTTCTTTTTGATGTTCAGAATTTGGTTTTAATGACAAATGTTCCTGTTGTATTAAAGGGTAGAAACTTAGCATCAGGGTTGGACGTTGTTGACATCTTTATTAAAACAAAACAAGATCTTTATAAAGTTATTGCTAGAGATGTATTGAGTTTGAGTGAAGAGGAAATAAAATTTATTCCACCAAGGACTTTGAATGTTGATGGTGAGATTTTTTTAATGGTTGACGGAGTTGAAAGCAATAAAATTCCTTTTAATTTTAATACAGGATTTTTTATGTGGAATTTAAAGGGATCTAGGAATTTTAAAATATCTCATGAGGTTTATTTTGTTAAGTCTTATAGTAAGGATCCTGGCTCGGTAAAAGATAACATTAATTTTAATATTTTTTATTTAACTCCAATTGAAAATGAGAGACAAAAAATTAGGTTTTCAGATAATAATGGCACTTTAATGGATTTAGATAATTTGTTTTTTAAGAGTTTAAAATCAAATACTTGTCATTTAATGTTTGAAGTTGAAACTTATAAATTAGATTTGGATATTTTTGATAAAAAAGTTTTGGAACGTATTAAGGTTAATATAGATAGTGATATACATGAGTTTAAAACTTATGTTTTAAATAAGAGAGAGCGTTATTTATCTTATAATTCCCTTGATTTAAGTTCAATTAATTTGAATATAGACAACAAAGATTCAGCTTATGAATTGGCAAAATCTATTATTGATGCTTTAGTTTTTCATTTTACAGTTATAGATAATGATTTAAATTTGGATGAGTCTATTAAAAAAAGAGAGATTTCGGCTGATAATTTAATCTTACTTACAAATTTGTTGTTTTTAAGAAACAATATACCGTTAAGAAATGCGGTTGGACTTTATTTTGATGCTAAATCTTCTAGTCTTAAAGAACATACTTGGTGTGAATTTTTTTTAGAACATATTGGGTTTATTTATTTTGATATAGTAAATGCAGTATTATCTAGAGATAGTTCTAATTATTTTTTGAATATGTCAGAGAATTATATTCATTATGGGTATAAGGAAGATTATGATGTTTTACCGTTTGATGAATATTGTGATTTAGTATTGTTTAGGTATAAAAGTTTAACTAATAGTAATTATGCTTTGAATTTTAAGATTATTTTGGAGGACCATATTAATGGAAGATAA
- the tig gene encoding trigger factor — MILSSDVKLVSGSKVEVVIRISKEFIKGKYDEILQDYSSRLKVKGFRTGKVPLSIIEGKYSDNIRALTIEKIVHKSLEEFFKSATYKPLNYAVPKILDDKLEIDFNNDFEFTVLYEAYPEFEVPDISDIEVGIPEVTISDADVEDELKLLQLENAMVVEDSGDVKVGSIVRVDFVELDDSLSEILATKRQDFVFTVGESNNYYGFDDDILGMKKDEERIFEKKYGMDYKFSELANSFKRLKVAVKDIKRRDIPKLDDEFAKDIKDSFNTLKELKEHIKDNMLRLIEEKSRSLKLSKLLSDIAENLSIDIPSSMFEAEFKNVLRESSHQNNVSLEQLNNPSSGLEGMNDIFKENVLKKLKSKLIFQKMVDSDLTEVTDIDLDNEFVRQAEHARMELAEIKKFYQEKNLIGVLKDEIKRQKVKDKILKNVKEIKLKKVAFREFIDYKIGE, encoded by the coding sequence GTGATATTAAGTAGTGATGTAAAGTTAGTTTCCGGGTCTAAGGTTGAAGTTGTTATTAGAATTTCAAAGGAATTTATTAAGGGTAAATATGACGAAATTTTACAGGATTATTCTTCTCGTCTTAAAGTTAAAGGTTTTCGGACAGGGAAAGTACCTTTGAGCATTATTGAAGGCAAATATTCTGATAATATAAGAGCTCTTACTATAGAAAAAATTGTTCATAAATCTTTAGAAGAATTTTTTAAAAGTGCAACTTATAAGCCATTAAATTATGCTGTTCCTAAAATATTAGATGATAAGTTAGAAATAGATTTTAATAATGATTTTGAATTTACTGTGCTTTATGAGGCTTATCCTGAATTTGAAGTACCTGATATATCTGATATTGAGGTAGGAATACCAGAAGTTACTATTTCTGATGCTGATGTAGAAGATGAACTTAAGTTATTGCAACTTGAAAATGCAATGGTTGTTGAAGATAGTGGTGATGTTAAAGTAGGCAGTATTGTTAGAGTAGATTTTGTGGAACTTGATGATTCGTTAAGTGAAATTTTAGCGACTAAAAGGCAAGATTTTGTTTTTACTGTTGGTGAGTCTAATAATTATTATGGGTTTGATGATGATATTCTTGGAATGAAGAAGGATGAAGAGAGGATATTCGAGAAAAAGTATGGTATGGATTATAAATTTAGTGAACTTGCTAATTCTTTTAAGAGATTAAAGGTTGCTGTTAAGGATATAAAAAGACGTGATATTCCTAAGCTTGATGATGAGTTTGCAAAGGATATTAAGGATAGCTTTAATACATTAAAGGAGCTTAAAGAGCATATAAAAGATAATATGTTGAGGCTTATTGAGGAAAAGAGTAGGTCTCTTAAACTTTCAAAACTGTTGTCTGATATTGCGGAGAATCTAAGTATAGATATTCCATCTTCTATGTTTGAAGCTGAATTTAAAAATGTTTTAAGAGAATCTTCACATCAAAATAACGTTAGTCTTGAACAATTAAATAATCCTTCTTCAGGTTTAGAAGGTATGAATGATATTTTTAAGGAAAATGTACTTAAAAAATTAAAGTCTAAATTAATTTTTCAAAAGATGGTGGATAGTGATTTGACAGAAGTTACAGATATTGATTTAGATAATGAGTTTGTTAGGCAGGCTGAGCATGCAAGGATGGAACTTGCAGAGATTAAGAAATTTTATCAAGAGAAGAATTTGATTGGAGTTTTAAAAGATGAAATTAAAAGACAGAAAGTTAAAGATAAAATTTTAAAAAATGTGAAGGAAATTAAACTTAAAAAAGTTGCCTTTAGAGAGTTTATTGATTATAAAATAGGTGAATAA
- a CDS encoding chemotaxis protein CheD (catalyzes the conversion of glutamine residues to glutamate on methyl-accepting chemotaxis receptors), which yields MLNHFNFKLKRDVTIIVPGEAFVSNNRVISTILGSCVSVVLYDEVCKLIGVNHYVLVRSDSLVELAQKGRYGVYAIPMLIDAMIENGSSKGNLKAKLFGGANFMGKSTIRVGVENAEFAIKSLSKYGIPVVAKDFDQSKSRKIFAFPEDFKVIVEYPDGAKVF from the coding sequence ATGTTAAATCATTTTAATTTCAAATTAAAAAGAGATGTTACGATAATAGTGCCAGGTGAGGCTTTTGTGTCAAATAATAGGGTTATTTCTACAATACTTGGTTCTTGTGTTTCTGTTGTACTTTATGATGAAGTATGTAAGCTTATAGGAGTTAATCATTATGTGTTAGTGAGATCTGATTCATTAGTGGAGCTTGCACAGAAAGGTAGATATGGAGTTTATGCTATTCCTATGTTAATTGATGCTATGATAGAGAATGGTTCATCAAAGGGTAATCTTAAGGCCAAACTTTTTGGAGGGGCTAATTTTATGGGTAAAAGTACAATAAGGGTAGGTGTTGAGAATGCAGAGTTTGCTATCAAGTCTTTATCCAAATATGGTATTCCAGTTGTAGCTAAAGATTTTGATCAGTCTAAATCCAGAAAGATTTTTGCTTTTCCTGAGGATTTTAAGGTTATTGTGGAATATCCAGATGGTGCTAAAGTTTTTTAA
- a CDS encoding integrin-binding adhesin P66 family protein, translating to MLLLTTTTVFSDDLSTNLPKTNSWSPKLTFSNSSEFRFDMDELVPGLENKSEIEIKFTPYETKKEIGTNDPFSAQITIENLSLKANNKEDTMLKFNVENIIAKINMYDFYLKMESMTNFDFNEESLFSFAPMTSIESEYYGFPSNNSVTSRTILARSTAKKIGTLQLGYTLPQLELILSIGATGTGNRNHAANEDTENTPYNNTYTGILYGTQVKWTPIKNEIEQYNPNVIVETPFELNFGLSGAIGNSTFNHSSITYGLNDKSVVDSALVSPTLSNASIMTSIGFTYKIGLTKINNRNTYLLLQAGSDLGIDPFASDFSILGHISKKANTNKDNKFSPTDNRLKFDTKRNFNFAFSIGTGIGLAWNTDEGEKESWSINGDDSYSTKIFGTTSKKSGIGFGINYGQNLYKPTSSNELIQQIAAKSFKTLNAEISTYEDNKKGIIPGLGWIASIGVYELLKERPQSDNIITALTPSTNSNGNNTQTVSFAQAAKIGGALYIDYAIPLESISEDTHIIPYVGTHILGSLKGSDKSVYIKTGLELDNLIKLTKISLGWDSNNILANKDKTGSVFLQFQINLEE from the coding sequence ATGTTATTATTAACCACTACTACAGTCTTTAGTGATGATTTAAGCACAAACTTACCCAAAACAAACTCATGGAGCCCTAAATTAACATTTTCAAATAGCAGTGAATTTAGATTTGACATGGACGAGCTCGTTCCTGGTTTGGAAAATAAAAGCGAAATAGAAATTAAATTTACACCATATGAAACAAAAAAAGAAATAGGAACAAATGATCCTTTCTCAGCTCAAATTACAATAGAAAATTTATCTTTAAAAGCTAACAACAAAGAAGATACCATGCTCAAATTCAATGTAGAAAACATTATAGCAAAAATAAACATGTACGACTTTTATCTTAAAATGGAATCAATGACCAATTTTGATTTTAACGAAGAATCATTATTTAGTTTCGCACCAATGACTAGCATTGAAAGCGAATATTATGGTTTCCCAAGCAATAACAGTGTTACAAGCAGAACAATTCTTGCAAGAAGTACAGCAAAAAAAATAGGCACACTTCAGCTTGGATACACTCTTCCACAACTAGAACTTATACTTTCAATTGGAGCAACAGGAACAGGCAATAGAAACCATGCTGCAAACGAAGATACTGAAAATACTCCTTACAACAATACCTACACAGGTATACTTTACGGAACTCAAGTGAAATGGACGCCAATAAAAAATGAAATTGAACAATACAATCCAAATGTCATTGTAGAAACTCCATTTGAATTAAACTTTGGACTCTCAGGGGCAATCGGAAACTCAACATTTAACCACTCATCAATAACATATGGGCTTAACGACAAATCTGTTGTTGATTCTGCTCTTGTAAGTCCAACTTTATCAAATGCATCTATTATGACATCTATAGGATTTACTTATAAAATTGGACTTACAAAAATAAATAACAGAAATACTTATCTCTTACTACAAGCAGGTTCTGATTTGGGAATAGATCCATTTGCCAGCGATTTTTCTATACTTGGACACATTTCCAAAAAGGCAAACACAAATAAAGATAATAAATTCAGTCCAACAGATAACAGACTTAAATTTGACACAAAAAGAAATTTTAATTTTGCATTTTCAATAGGCACTGGTATTGGCTTAGCTTGGAACACAGATGAAGGAGAAAAAGAATCATGGTCAATTAATGGAGATGATTCTTACAGTACAAAAATATTTGGAACAACAAGCAAAAAATCTGGCATTGGATTTGGCATTAACTATGGACAAAACTTATACAAGCCTACATCTTCAAACGAACTAATACAGCAAATCGCAGCAAAATCATTTAAAACCTTAAATGCAGAGATTTCAACTTATGAAGATAACAAAAAAGGCATTATTCCTGGCCTTGGATGGATAGCCTCAATTGGAGTTTATGAACTATTAAAAGAACGCCCTCAATCAGATAATATAATAACTGCTCTCACACCAAGTACTAACAGTAATGGTAATAATACACAAACAGTTTCTTTTGCTCAGGCTGCTAAGATTGGAGGTGCTTTATACATAGATTATGCAATACCTTTAGAATCCATATCAGAAGACACACATATAATCCCATATGTAGGTACTCATATTTTAGGTTCACTTAAAGGTTCAGATAAAAGTGTATACATAAAGACTGGATTAGAACTAGACAACTTAATTAAATTGACAAAAATATCACTTGGATGGGACTCAAACAACATTCTTGCAAACAAAGACAAAACAGGAAGTGTCTTCTTACAATTTCAAATTAATCTTGAAGAATAA
- a CDS encoding lactate permease LctP family transporter — protein MNFYDFIKALVPIILIIIGLGIIKKPAYYVIPICLIATIALALFHKNLGIVNTSLAIFEGTVMGIWPIVIVIIAAIFTYKMAESQNDMNIIKAMLSNVSSDKRIIVLLVVWGFGNFLEGVAGYGTAVAIPVSILIAMGFDPFFACLICLIMDTSSTAYGSVGIPIISLAQATELDVKMLSYDISLQLILPTLIIPFILVMLVGGGIKALKGGMFFLTLLSGASIAISQVYISKTLGPELPAILGSIPAMAITIIYAKLYKKENLTNNNIKISAMQCFLACLPYILIVSLIISVSPLFHGINKYLSNFKTTLSIYPGANPIQFKWLTSPGPLIILATVISYSIRRVSIATQLKIFILTIQKMALSSFVIICIVSISRLMAHSGMIRDLADGISILTSTLYPLFSPLIGALGTFLTGSDTVSNVLFGPLQTQIAANIDANPYWLAAANTTGATGGKMISPQNITIATTTAGLIGQEGKLLSKTIVYALGYIFISGILVYFLS, from the coding sequence ATGAATTTTTACGATTTCATTAAAGCCTTAGTACCAATCATACTAATAATCATTGGACTTGGAATAATAAAAAAACCAGCATATTATGTGATACCAATATGCCTAATAGCCACCATCGCATTAGCCCTATTTCATAAGAATCTAGGAATAGTCAATACAAGTCTTGCAATATTTGAAGGAACAGTAATGGGAATATGGCCAATAGTTATTGTTATTATAGCTGCTATTTTCACATATAAAATGGCTGAAAGTCAAAATGACATGAACATTATAAAAGCCATGCTATCAAATGTATCTTCTGATAAACGCATTATAGTTTTGCTTGTAGTATGGGGTTTTGGTAATTTCTTAGAAGGAGTTGCAGGATACGGTACTGCTGTTGCAATTCCTGTATCAATACTAATAGCAATGGGGTTTGACCCATTCTTTGCCTGTCTTATATGTTTAATCATGGATACATCCTCAACTGCCTATGGTTCAGTAGGAATCCCTATAATATCTCTAGCCCAAGCAACAGAATTAGATGTTAAAATGTTATCATATGATATCTCTTTACAACTAATCCTGCCAACTCTTATTATACCATTCATACTAGTTATGCTTGTAGGAGGTGGAATTAAAGCTCTTAAAGGGGGAATGTTTTTTCTTACACTTCTCTCAGGAGCATCAATAGCCATATCTCAAGTTTACATTTCAAAAACCTTAGGTCCAGAACTTCCAGCAATACTTGGAAGTATTCCTGCAATGGCAATAACAATAATATACGCAAAACTGTATAAAAAAGAAAATTTAACGAACAACAATATAAAAATATCAGCAATGCAATGCTTCCTTGCCTGTTTGCCCTATATCTTAATAGTCTCACTTATAATAAGTGTTTCACCACTTTTTCATGGAATAAACAAATATCTATCAAACTTTAAAACTACTCTTTCAATTTATCCAGGGGCAAATCCAATACAATTTAAATGGCTAACTTCACCAGGACCTTTAATTATTCTTGCAACAGTCATATCTTATTCAATCAGAAGGGTTTCTATAGCTACACAACTAAAAATATTCATACTTACAATACAAAAAATGGCACTATCATCTTTCGTAATTATTTGCATAGTATCAATATCAAGATTGATGGCACATAGTGGCATGATAAGAGACCTTGCAGATGGCATATCAATACTGACAAGCACATTATACCCATTATTTAGCCCATTAATCGGAGCTTTAGGAACTTTTTTAACAGGAAGCGATACCGTTTCAAATGTTCTATTTGGCCCCTTGCAAACACAAATTGCAGCAAATATTGATGCTAATCCCTACTGGCTTGCAGCTGCAAATACAACAGGAGCAACAGGGGGAAAAATGATCTCGCCTCAAAATATTACAATAGCAACAACAACTGCAGGTCTAATTGGCCAAGAAGGAAAATTACTATCAAAAACCATTGTATACGCTCTTGGCTATATTTTTATATCAGGAATCCTAGTTTACTTCTTATCATAA
- the glyA gene encoding serine hydroxymethyltransferase: MEDKILFDLIEMETKREREHIELIASENFVSLAVRQAVGSILTNKYAEGYPSKRYYGGCFVVDDIENLAISRAIELFGASYANVQPHSGSQANMAAIMALIKPGDRILGMELSHGGHLTHGSKVSFSGMLFDAYSYGVSRESEMIDYDDVMRIAKECRPNLIIAGASSYSREIDFKKFREIADEVSAYLLCDIAHTAGLIATGFHNSPVDVAHLTTSTTHKTLRGPRGGLILGGRESSMIVNYNNKERVLQDAVNSCVFPGTQGGPLMHVIAGKAVAFGEALKENFKDYISKVIENTKAMAEYFIAEGFRIVSGGTDNHLFLVDLSVLGITGADAERILEGVNITLNKNTIPFESKSASVASGIRIGAAAITSRGLNKDNSIKVADFIIRTLKTKSADELKIIKREVVEFISSFDMP, encoded by the coding sequence ATGGAAGATAAAATTCTATTTGATTTGATTGAAATGGAGACTAAAAGAGAGAGAGAACATATTGAATTAATTGCGTCAGAAAATTTTGTCTCATTGGCTGTAAGACAGGCTGTTGGGAGTATTTTAACTAATAAATATGCCGAAGGTTATCCTTCAAAGAGATATTATGGAGGATGTTTTGTTGTTGATGATATTGAAAATTTAGCTATATCACGAGCAATAGAGCTTTTTGGCGCAAGTTATGCCAATGTTCAACCACATAGTGGTTCTCAAGCTAACATGGCGGCTATAATGGCGCTTATTAAGCCTGGGGATAGAATCCTTGGGATGGAATTGTCTCATGGTGGCCATTTAACTCATGGTAGTAAAGTCAGTTTTTCTGGAATGCTCTTTGATGCATATTCTTATGGAGTTTCAAGGGAATCTGAGATGATTGATTATGATGATGTGATGAGAATAGCTAAAGAATGTAGACCTAATTTGATAATTGCTGGTGCTTCTTCTTATTCACGAGAAATTGATTTTAAAAAATTTCGTGAGATAGCGGATGAAGTTTCGGCTTATCTTTTGTGCGATATTGCTCATACGGCAGGTCTTATTGCTACAGGTTTTCATAACTCTCCTGTTGATGTTGCACATTTAACCACAAGTACTACTCATAAGACCTTAAGGGGCCCTAGGGGAGGATTAATTCTTGGAGGTAGAGAATCTAGCATGATTGTTAATTATAATAATAAAGAGAGAGTATTGCAGGATGCTGTTAATTCTTGTGTCTTTCCAGGAACTCAGGGTGGGCCTTTAATGCATGTTATTGCAGGTAAAGCAGTAGCTTTTGGAGAAGCTTTAAAGGAAAATTTTAAGGATTATATTTCTAAAGTTATAGAAAATACTAAAGCTATGGCTGAATATTTTATTGCAGAAGGCTTTAGAATAGTTAGTGGTGGAACAGATAATCATTTGTTTTTAGTTGATCTTAGTGTTTTGGGTATTACAGGAGCTGATGCTGAGAGGATTCTTGAAGGTGTAAACATTACTCTTAATAAAAATACAATTCCTTTTGAATCGAAAAGTGCTTCTGTAGCTTCTGGTATTCGAATTGGTGCTGCGGCTATTACTTCAAGAGGTTTAAATAAAGATAATTCTATTAAAGTTGCTGATTTTATTATTAGAACTTTAAAGACTAAATCTGCCGATGAGCTTAAAATAATAAAACGAGAAGTCGTAGAATTTATTAGTAGTTTTGATATGCCTTAA
- a CDS encoding J domain-containing protein: MSNLFQIFFLLLPFILIFSPFLLSMLFIFFIFFIISSILGGFKIYTTRDYFYSKSREFEFYKLSCLLMAKLISILGAMTGEQLSYINFIINSLNLSERDKTELYNIFHFSVTQNRNADKILYTLKLGYFQHKDLFVWLVSTLKEINNLARYKNLEGDKFIHYVSSFLELDFENYDTYKNVNIEIINPYEVLGLKYNASDDDVKKAYKRLVIQYHPDRFANEPIKQREANEKFIKIQDAYEKICKERNLK, from the coding sequence GTGTCTAATTTGTTTCAAATTTTCTTTTTGTTATTACCATTCATTTTGATTTTTAGTCCCTTTCTTTTAAGTATGTTGTTTATATTTTTTATTTTTTTTATAATTTCCAGCATTTTAGGTGGATTTAAAATATACACAACAAGAGATTATTTTTATTCTAAGTCAAGGGAATTTGAATTTTATAAGTTATCTTGTTTGTTAATGGCCAAGTTGATTTCTATTTTGGGAGCAATGACTGGAGAACAGTTAAGTTATATTAATTTTATAATTAATTCTTTGAATTTGTCCGAGAGAGATAAGACAGAACTTTATAATATATTTCATTTTTCTGTTACTCAAAATAGAAATGCAGACAAAATATTGTATACATTGAAGCTTGGGTATTTTCAGCATAAAGATCTTTTTGTATGGCTTGTTTCTACTCTTAAAGAGATTAATAATTTAGCTAGATATAAAAACTTAGAAGGGGATAAATTTATTCATTATGTTAGTTCGTTTCTTGAGCTTGATTTTGAAAATTATGATACTTACAAAAATGTTAATATAGAAATTATTAATCCTTATGAAGTATTGGGCCTAAAGTATAATGCTAGTGATGATGATGTAAAGAAGGCCTATAAAAGATTGGTTATACAATATCATCCGGATAGATTTGCAAATGAACCTATTAAACAAAGAGAAGCAAATGAAAAATTTATTAAGATTCAAGATGCTTATGAAAAAATTTGTAAAGAGCGAAATTTAAAATAA
- the pepD gene encoding beta-Ala-His dipeptidase, whose protein sequence is MENIVIHYFRKISQIPRCSKNLRGISNFIKEEAKKFGYSFKEDSIGNIVVGIKANGCNNVLPVILQAHTDMVCEKNESVVHDFEKDPINIIEDNGYFVASGTTLGADDGIGVAMMLAIMSEASFFKHPDLELLFTVDEEIGLIGAIGLDPNLCSGKMLINLDGEEEGYFLVGCAGSRLVNINFEPQYRQSRKSVGVEILFTGLKGGHSGADIHFDLANSLKLMFFALSQLRASMEFEVGYISGGDKSNAIPREAKALILIDSNRYICLEQELESFKRSVQEMYTLDADFEIILRRMDFSGNVLDNIDQDKLLNMGMAFLNGIQKVENYSEKLIRTSLNFASLLKVGKAYQFVFTIRSLLDIEKEYVFNHLKAISNLAGANFEIVYDYSSWRPAENSKLLNHLKNVYKDMCCKEAKTSVIHAGLETGIISEKFGGIDSVTIGPWINAPHTPREKVDIASTIRVYNFLKKSLETL, encoded by the coding sequence ATGGAAAATATTGTAATTCATTATTTTAGGAAAATATCTCAAATTCCTAGATGTTCAAAAAATTTAAGAGGTATTAGTAATTTTATTAAGGAAGAAGCTAAAAAATTTGGGTATTCTTTTAAGGAAGATAGTATCGGCAATATTGTAGTTGGGATTAAGGCTAATGGATGTAACAATGTGTTGCCTGTTATCTTACAAGCTCATACAGACATGGTATGTGAAAAAAATGAATCTGTTGTGCATGACTTTGAGAAAGATCCTATTAATATCATTGAAGATAATGGATATTTTGTTGCATCAGGGACTACTCTTGGTGCTGATGATGGTATTGGGGTTGCTATGATGCTTGCCATCATGAGTGAGGCTTCGTTTTTTAAACATCCTGATTTGGAACTTCTCTTTACTGTTGATGAAGAAATAGGACTAATAGGTGCTATTGGACTTGATCCTAATTTATGTAGTGGGAAAATGTTAATTAACCTTGATGGAGAAGAGGAGGGTTATTTTTTAGTTGGTTGTGCTGGTTCTAGACTTGTTAATATTAATTTTGAGCCCCAATATAGACAAAGCAGAAAAAGTGTAGGTGTTGAAATTTTATTTACAGGTCTTAAGGGAGGGCATTCTGGTGCAGATATTCATTTTGACTTGGCAAATTCTTTGAAGTTGATGTTTTTTGCTTTAAGTCAACTTAGGGCAAGTATGGAATTTGAGGTTGGGTATATATCTGGTGGTGATAAGAGTAATGCAATTCCTAGAGAGGCAAAAGCATTAATATTAATTGATTCTAATCGTTATATTTGCTTAGAGCAAGAATTAGAATCATTTAAGCGTAGTGTGCAAGAAATGTATACTCTTGATGCTGATTTTGAAATTATTTTGAGACGAATGGATTTTTCTGGTAATGTTTTAGATAATATCGATCAAGATAAACTTTTAAATATGGGCATGGCATTTTTAAATGGTATTCAAAAGGTTGAGAACTATAGTGAAAAACTTATTAGGACGTCTTTAAATTTTGCTAGTCTTTTAAAGGTTGGTAAGGCGTATCAGTTTGTATTTACAATAAGGTCTTTATTAGATATTGAAAAGGAATATGTTTTTAATCATTTAAAGGCTATTAGTAATCTTGCAGGTGCTAATTTTGAAATAGTTTATGATTATTCTTCATGGAGGCCTGCTGAGAATAGTAAACTTTTAAATCATCTTAAAAATGTATATAAAGATATGTGTTGTAAAGAGGCTAAGACTTCAGTGATTCATGCTGGCCTTGAGACTGGAATAATATCAGAAAAATTTGGAGGGATAGATTCAGTTACAATCGGCCCTTGGATCAATGCTCCTCATACACCAAGAGAGAAGGTTGATATTGCGTCAACTATTAGAGTTTATAATTTTTTGAAGAAGAGTTTAGAAACTTTATAA
- the clpP gene encoding ATP-dependent Clp endopeptidase proteolytic subunit ClpP yields the protein MHNLVPTVVEHTGNYERVFDIYSRLLRDRIIFLSGEINDIRADTVIAQLLFLESEDSKKDIYLYINSPGGSITSGLAIYDTMQYIKPDVRTICIGQAASMAAFLLAGGAIGKRESLSYSRIMLHQPWGGIGGQASDISIQANEILRLKKLIIDIMSDKIGVSREKLSLDIERDYFMTPNDALDYGVIDGILVRN from the coding sequence ATGCATAATTTAGTTCCTACTGTTGTGGAGCATACTGGCAATTATGAACGTGTGTTTGATATATATTCAAGATTGCTAAGGGATAGGATAATTTTTTTAAGTGGAGAGATTAATGATATAAGAGCAGACACAGTTATTGCTCAATTGCTTTTTTTAGAGTCTGAAGATTCTAAGAAAGATATATATCTTTATATAAATTCTCCTGGGGGGAGTATTACCTCAGGACTTGCAATCTATGATACTATGCAGTATATTAAACCGGATGTAAGAACGATTTGTATTGGTCAGGCAGCCTCAATGGCTGCATTCTTGCTTGCAGGAGGTGCTATAGGCAAACGAGAATCATTATCATATTCAAGAATAATGCTTCATCAGCCTTGGGGTGGAATAGGTGGTCAAGCCAGTGACATTAGCATACAAGCGAATGAAATTTTGAGGCTTAAGAAATTAATAATAGATATTATGTCTGACAAAATAGGGGTGTCTAGGGAAAAATTGTCTCTTGATATTGAGCGAGATTATTTTATGACACCAAATGATGCTCTTGATTATGGCGTTATTGATGGTATCTTGGTAAGAAATTAG